In Phacochoerus africanus isolate WHEZ1 chromosome 2, ROS_Pafr_v1, whole genome shotgun sequence, one DNA window encodes the following:
- the LOC125121355 gene encoding olfactory receptor 1J4-like: MRSQNQSIVSKFLLLGLPIHPEQQGLFFALFLGMYLTTVLGNMVIIILIRLDPRLHTPMYFFLSHLALTDVSFSSVTVPKMLMNMQTQDQSIPYAGCVTQVYFFIFFACIDNLLLAVMAYDRYVAICHPLHYAIIMREELCICLLAGCWLLSCAYALTHTLLLAQLSFCADNIIPHFFCDLAVLLRLSCSDTSLNELVIYTSGAAVFIFPLSGILVSYGRIGLSILRVPSTKGIFKALSTCGSHLSVVSLFYGTIMALYFSPSFGQSHYKGIIASVMYTVVTPMLNPFIYSLRNRDMKCTVKKLYHLI, translated from the exons ATGAGGAGTCAGAACCAGAGCATCGTGTCCaagttcctcctcctggggctccccatccATCCAGAGCAGCAGGGCTtgttctttgccctgttcctgggcatgtacctgaccacaGTGCTGGGGAACATGGTCATCATCATActcatcaggctggaccctcgcctccacacccccatgtacttcttcctcagccacctggCCCTCACAGAtgtctccttttcctctgtcactgtccctaaaatgctgatgaacatgcagacACAGGATCAGTCCATACCCTATGCAGGGTGTGTAACACAggtgtattttttcatattttttgcttgCATTGATAACCTTCTTCTtgctgtgatggcctatgacaggtatgTGGCTATTTGTCACCCTCTACACTATGCCATCATCATGAGGGAGGAGCTGTGCATATGTCTGCTGGCTGGATGCTGGCTCCTTTCCTGTGCCTATGCCCTGacccacaccctcctcctggcTCAACTATCCTTCTGTGCTGACAACATCATaccccacttcttctgtgaccttgcTGTCCTACTCAGGCTGTCCTGCTCAGACACCTCTCTCAATGAGCTGGTCATATATACTTCAGGGGCtgcagttttcatttttccattgagtggcATCTTGGTCTCTTATGGCCGCATTGGGCTCTCCATCCTGAGGGTCCCCTCTACTAAAGGGATCTTCAAAGCCttgtccacctgtggctcccacctctctgtggtgtcTCTATTCTATGGGACAATTATGGCCCTGTACTTTTCCCCCTCATTTGGCCAGTCTCATTACAAAGGCATCATTGCTTCTgtgatgtacacagtggtcacccccatgctgaaccctttcatctacagcctgaggaacagggaCAT GAAATGCACAGTAAAAAAGCTGTATCACCTCATATAG